Part of the Nicotiana sylvestris chromosome 5, ASM39365v2, whole genome shotgun sequence genome is shown below.
agccagatatgtatattttacccacctaattgttatgtatcgtagttaacccctttgagcctgtaatcttgtttctttggcaaccacattacaagccttacccatttgtttgaataatCATCTATTTTAACCTTTTAACCTCTCACGAGCActatgtaaaagttaaagtgtggggtggttggtttggcttatAAGTGGAACTAACAAAATAAGGAGAAagatgcactattttgaaaaagtaagagccacatgaataaaaaaaaagaaaaaaaagttgtattgttgtgaaaaaaaattccttgataagtggtgactcttgatgtaattgtgctggTGCTTAAAGAAGTTTGGGAGTTAATATACATTAATGAGAAGGTGGatttttggtttgacataagcaTGAGATTGAATGTTAAAGtttatgtattaaagtgcttagggaggtatagtcactcttatatctaaatataTCTTACCCGTCcctcagcctacattacaaccaaataaagtcctacttgatcctagactgaatgagctcgattagtagaatagtacactacgggcaagcctatgcatcttttgtggcatatgaatgttatttttgagagtgagtgaattctttctatcttgagttcctaagtgctcttaaattttattgtgttgAACTAATATCTTTTGTtatgtgagggcacttgattcatgaaggaaaggtagtGTCAGTGATCTCTACGCTAGAGTAaatgggtgagttgtgaataatgtgtggtacttgtgagtcaaatcttgaggtgaagatgttacgcttttgtgcttagtctattttaaatattcttggtgtgatgagttaggagaattgtttaaaaaggtcgtgtctatataaagtgtagttttaTTGATCGAGGAcaagcaatggtttaagtgtggggtgttgatgttagGCTAGAAACCCGTGTTTTAGTCGTAGTATTATATGCCAATTACTGCATTTTTTACGTGCGTTTAAGTTCAAATGATAGTGAATTGCACTTAgtacgtgttttatgccttgcaggaagtgatcctgagctcaaaagttaatttggagctaaattgaccgatttggagctttgaagtctgagtaaaagcccaatacaTTAAGCTGAAATCGTGTTCGGAGGCCCTGCACCAAGTCCGGATGTTAAAAGATGACGAAATAAGTTTACTCTGAGAAAATTACACTGGCACGCCGCATGAGGTGCCGCAGTGTAAAATGTTGCGTGATGCGAAAAATTGAGGCTGCTGATAAAATGCACTAACGCGCCGCATGGTGCGGTGCAGCTTGCGGCGTGGCTGTTCAACTTTTACAGAGCGAAGTCCTAGTTCGCGCAGGAAAGGGTTTTTTCGTctaggcccgaccctacttggtataaatacatgtaaaacgctattttgaggaggtcgaacatacttttgacatactttagacctaaggaggcagaaacacaataggagcaaaccggagaattcttctacgagtttttccttcctcttcctatttttcattgttggttatgacttttagtattgtagttttacatactattatgaatagctaatttgttatctaggattttgatggaaccttttgtaggataaattcttattatgtttttatataattgagccgtagtataatctctatttgttcaactacgttctagttgtagttaattgataggatcctcaattaactgtgcctatttagtatgtattactcgggagagagtgcatatttaggtagttgttgaacaacaccactcccagagtatatgagggatcaataaccgagggtttaaaggcgggattagggataacgaagccttgggtgcgatttGAAGTGAGTTGTattaaaagccagctagcgtagctcgggagagtgcgtctagtaaattgtcgtaattactgggagagaattacaacacgcaaaacgctcatgatcggtagagaatacttaggcgaaattatagaagatacatcgggaaggattccgacaattggggaaatcataactctagacctccttaatcttgtctctaacccttagtatctttagttgttaatttactattttaatttgttagttaattagttaaacacaagaatcttataTCTATAAATTAGGAATTGTTCGagtttgtcttcttggtgatagtgaacagctgtagctagaccttagttctctgtgggattcgactccgaacttgtaaaccggattatatttgcaacgaccgcttagtcccttttataaggcatagttgggcgtgatcaggtAATAATAAAGATACCATTAAAACAAGCATGGTCTAAGCAGCCCTCTCAAAGCTAGAGCTATGCGCCAGTAATAATTGCCATCTATGTAATTAATATCACCAAAATAATTTCAATAATTAgtaaatttcaaaagaaaaaaaataaaggaacTCAAAATGAAGACTTCGGATTTATGATTTAAATCCTCTAACTTACTCAATGGTGATAAatattcgataaaatttacaaggTATAAGGTGAGAAATTGCTACATTGTGTTTGTATTAGCCAATGCATTTTATAAATGGCATTGGAATGTATTTAATAAATTGCATTCACGTGTTGCGCTTGTTAAGTCGCGTTCAATGATTGAGCTTAATCAATCGTATTCGCTAATAGCGATTTATAATCACATTCTATGAGATTCGCTGATCTTAATAAACACTTCATTGAATGCGAAATCAGTGAATTTATAAGGTGTAATCACCGAATACGCTTTATAAGTGCAATAAAAGGAATGCGATGTGTACGAATGCGATTTATAAAATGCAATCTTAGAATGTGATTTATAAAACGCAATCTTGAATGAGATTTATAAACGCAATAGTCAGTGACTATACACAAAGCGCAAGTGCAATCAGCGAATACGACGCGATTTATAAAGTGTAGTTAGAGAATACGATATAAAGCGCATTGGTGAATGCGATTTATTAAGATCAACAAATCTCATTAAATGCGATCATAAATCGGTGGCAGCAAATGCAATTGATAAAGCTCAATCATTAAATGCGAATTGTCAAGCGCATCAGGTGAATGCTATTTATTAAACGAATTCTAATTATCAGATTTCAAGGAAAGCAGACATGCATGAGAGAATGAGAGAGAAGGGAATCTGTAAAATCTCCATTGTTATTCACGATTGGAGAAAAAAATGAATTAGCTAACAAACAAAGCTCATCTAACTACTTATATACAGACGCTAACTAACATCTCATTAGTTAAGTTAGGTACTAACTTCTAATCTGTACATTTTAACCCCTGAACTTTCTACACATACAAATACTATCCTGGCTcaatactccccctcaagctggagggTAGAAAAAGGTTCTTCACTCCAAGCTTGCATAGCAAATACTGGTATTGTGTTCTTCCCAACCCCTTAGTTAATATGTCTGCTATTTGCTCCTTAGTATTCACATGTATAGTCTTGATGATGCTAGCCTTTATCTTCTCTCTAATAAAATGGTAATCAATATCAATATGCTTCGTACGTTCATGAAAGATAGGATTTGCTGCGATTTGGATTGCTGCCTTGCTATCATAGAATAGAGCCACAGGCAGTTGTAACTTTACATCCAACTCACCAAGCAGACCAATGAGCCACACAATCTCTACTGCAATGGAAGACATGCTCCTAAACTCAGCTTCAGCTGAACTTCTTGCCACTGTGTCCTGTTTCTTTGATTTCCAGGAAAAAAAGCATTGCCAAAGGATACGCAGTAACCAGTGACTGATCTTCTCGTTTGGAGGCATGCTCCCCAATCAGCATCATAGTATGCCTTCAGTGTCCCATCACCTGATGATGGTAATAACAGTCCCTACCCTGGTGCATTTTTAACATATTTGACAACTCTCCTTGCTGCATCTAAATGAGACTATTTGGGAGAATGCATGTACTGACTTAATGTTTGTACAACAAATGATATATCCGGCCTAGTCATTGTCAAATACAATAATCTTCCCACTAATCTTTAATATTCACCAGCATCCTTCAAGAGAGGGTCTTGAACACTGTCATCAGAAGAAGAGGCTATCCTGTCAAAATCAACAGAGGTCAACTTCCGATTTACTTCTAATGGTGTGCTAGAGGGTTTGGTTCCAGCTAATCCAAGTTCTGAAATTAGCTCTAATGCATATTTACGTTGGCTCATGTATATGCCTTTTTAGATCGAGCAAACTCAATCCCAAGGAAAAATTTCAATTCTCCAAGATCCTTCATTCTAAAACACTGTTGCAGCTTGGCCCTTGTCCTGTCAATTTCTGTAATGCTGTTCCCGGTACCATCAAATCATCCACATAAATGAGCACTAGAACAAGAGACGTGTCAGTTTTCTTAGTAAATAGAGAGTGATCATAGTGGCTTTGAGAGAACCCCATGGTCTGTAGTGCCTCAGATGGCTTGATATTCCATTGTCGAGATGCCTGTTTAAGCCCATACAAGGACTTATGCAGCCTGCATACAAGGTACTCCACCTGCTTGTCAATACCCTTAGAGAAACCAGGAGGGACAAGCATATAAACTTCTTCAACTAAGTCGCCTTGAAAAAAAGTATTATGAACATCCATCTGATAGGGGGGCCAACCAGAGGAAGCTGCTAGTGCCACAATTGATCTTACTGTCATCATTTTAGCAACAGGTGAGAAAGTGTCAGTGTAGTCAAGGCCCTCCTTTTGTGTGTAGCCCTTTGCTACAAGTTGAGCTATGAATCTCTCGATCTCTCCTGAAGCATGATACTTAATTTTGAACACCCACTTGCACCCTATAGGTTGCTTTCCAGGTGGCAATGGCACCAAGCTCCAGGTTTGATTATCTTCCAAGGCTTGGATTTCTTGTTGCATGGCATAAATCCACTTAGGATCCTTGGCAGCTTCAGCAAAAGTTTTTGGTTCTGTCTCAGAAGAGTAAGTAGCCAAACATTTGGAGGAGTGAGGCTTCAAATGGAGATAGCTGACAGAGTTGGAAATAGGGTAGGCATTCTTTTGGTGACCTACATAATCATGCATCCAGATAGGAGGTCTAGAAGTTCGAGAGCTTCTGCGAGGTTCAAAATTGCCTTCATGTTGAGGTAATGGTGCTGGTGAGTGTGGAATAGAATCGGCAGTAGATGATGTATGAGAATCCATGCTATGGGATGTAGGGGAAGCAACATCAATGGAACTATTGAGTGACATGTCCTCCTGTATATCTGGAGGTGGTGGATTTGTGGGCATTACATCAACTGAAGGTTCATCAATTGGAAAAATGGTTGTTGGAGATAGAGCATCAGGGCCAATAACAGGTGTATTGTGATCTTGATCTGTGGATGGAATAGTTGAACTTGAACTGCATTCACCTGGCTACTGCATAAATGGGAAACTATCTTCCTGGAAAACAACATCCCTGCTGACAAAAACTATTCGATTAGTTAGATCAAACAATTTATAACCTTTCTAAGTTAAGGAATAACCCAAGAATACTGCAGGAATAGCCCTGGCAGAAAACTTGTCCATTTTCTTCAAATTTGCAGCATAGCAAAGGCATCCAAATACTCTAAGATGATCCAGTGATGGGGCTTTGTTGAATACCAGCTCAAATGGACATTTTCCACCTAATATTCTAGAGGGAATTCTATTTATCTGATACACTGCCGTCATAATACACTCTCCCAAAACCTTAAGGGTAAATTAGCTTGGAACCTTAAGGATCTGACAGTGTCTAATGTGTATCTATGTCTTCTTTCCACTACCCCATTCTGTTGAGGGGTATATGGACATGTACTTTGATGAGTAATCCCCTCTGCACAAAGTAACTCCTTGAGCTGGTTGTTGAAAAATTCTCCTCCATTATCTGTTCTGAGGACTTTGACATTGGAAGAAAATTTTGTTCTAATTAAAGCAATGAAGAATTTCAACACCACAATTAATTCATCCTTAGAATTCAAGAGGCACACCCATGTGAATCTACTGAAATCATCTACAAGAGTCAAGAAATACTGTTTGCCATCATAAGTAGGCACTCTAAAAGGTCCCCACACATCTGCATGTATAAGATCACCCAATGCATAACTCTTTGTAATGCTATCTGGTAAAGGTAAACGAGTTTGTTTAGCCAAAGGGCATACAAAACATGGATCATTACAGTCAACAAGTTTTGTGTTTCCAAGCATATGCATTCTTTTATAGTCTCTATAGGCACATGCCCTAATCGTTTATGCCATAAGGCAGCATTTGTTCTATTAATAGGCAACATAGAAGAAATGAGACCAACAAGCAATCCTCCATGTGTGTTAACTTTGACATTCTGATCCAGCACATACAATTCATGCTCCATTCTACCAATCCCCTTCACTTTGCCATTGCAAATGTTCTGGAATATACAACAAGCAGGAAAGAAGGCAAGAAATAAGCCTAAATCCCTGGTCAGTTTAGATACTGATAACAAATTATACCTAAACTTAGGTATAAGGAGCACATTCTTGATCACTATGTTATCTAATATGCTGGAAGTCCCTAAGTGTGTGATCACACTTGTCTCTCCAGTAGGTAATTGCACCTTTCTTGAATTACTCTCAGACAGTTCTATATAATCAATATACAGATGTAGGCTAGACACTCCCGAGTCTATAATCTACCTATTTTCTTTGATCATACTCAGAAGTGACAGTGGTATACCTGTGACCTTGGCATGGGCAGCTGTATCAGTTGAAGTGTTGGTGTTGGTATTGACCCGATTGAGCATTCTTAGCAACTGAAGATATTGCTTCTCTATAAAGAAATGTCATGCAAGTTCAGTTTTTTACCTTTCTATCTATTCATTTGGGGCTGCTGTACATTTGTCCATCTGCACATATGCTGCAGTTGCATTCCTTCCAAAGTTCTTCCTCTTTGGTTTGAAATCTGCAGGATATCCTACCAATTTGTAACAGACATCCCTAGTGTGTCCCTTGTACTTGCAATAATCACAATACAACTGATTCTTCTGCTTGTAGCCTCCAGTGTATGTTTGCCCTGTGTTATAGCCCACAACATTAGCTCCATAACCTGCATTGGAAGCCATTAGGTTAGCTACATGACCTGTGTTATAAGTCATTGCTTGAGCTCATATTTCCAAGTTACTGATGCTAGCTGCCTTAGCTCGTTGGCTCTCATCCTGCACAACCATTGCATATGCTTCATTGATGTTTGGAGTTGGAATCATCAACATAATCTGACTTTTCGCCTAAGCAAATGATTCATTGAGACCACTCAGAAACTGCACTAGACGTTGTTGCTGAATATGTTCCACAAATATCCTTGACTCAGGACATGGACATGAATGAGTAGGTGTCATAACATCATATTCATCCCATAGGTTCTTCAGTTTAGAATAGTAAACAGAGACTGGTGCCAAACCTTGCTTAAGGGCTATAATTTCCTGCGACAAATTGTAGATTCTAGAGATGTTCCTCTTATCAAACCTTTCCTTCAGATCTCTCCACACATTACACGCAGAGGACCCATAGACCACAGTACTATAGAGCTCTTTGGTGACAACATTCATTATCCATGATAGCACAAATGCATTGCATCTCTCCCACTGATCGTGCAAATTTTGCTCAAAATTCTCCTTCTTACAGTTTCCATCAATAAATCTAATTTTGTTTTTCGTAAACAGTCCAATTCTCATAGATCTAGACCACAAATTGTATTTCTCTGTCCCTATGAGCTTGAATTCAATCAGATGCTCTCCCGGCGTGTCTGGTGGTCGTAAATACAAAGGATGAGTGTGTCCTAGCACAACCTCAACAGGATGAGTGTGTCCTTGCGCAGTCTCAACAGGATGAGTTTGTCCTTGCACATTCTCAGTATTCAATCCATCATTAGCCATTTTTGCTCTGAATTAGGAACCCTAGCTCTGGGACGACGAACTCCGACGAGAATGAAAATCGAGAGAACAAATTAGAACTGTAAGAGTGACAGAAAGAAGGAAGATACAGCGGAATTAGATCGTCCGCTCTGATACCATATCAGATTTCAAGGAAAGCAGACATACATGAGAGAATGAGAGAGAAGGCAATCTGTAAAGTCTCCATTGTTATTCACGATTGGAGAAAAAAATGAATTAGCTAACAAACAAAGCTTAGCTAACTACTTATATATAGACACTAACTAACATCTCATTAGCTAAGTTAGGTACTAACTTCTATTCTGTACACTTTAACCCCTGAACTTTCTATACATACAAATACTATCCTGGCTCAATACTAATGCCATTTATAAACGCTTTGGCTAATACAAACACAATTTTCCCCTTCGTTTTGTCTAACAATTTCTTGATTTTCATTCTTAATCGGAGATTTCAGGTTCAAGCCATGAGAATAAGATTGTTTTTGGTGGGGACTCGCTTTACCTCCCAAAATTTGAGTTCCCGGCGCATATCCGAATTAGTCGAGCTCGAAATAGATATTAAACACCAAATGAAAAACCCAAAAAAGGAATCTAGAGGAGGGTCATTAATTATATTAAGTCCAATTTTTCTTTGAGCAAAATACAAAATTGGTCGGTCGGTTGAAATTAATTACATTCGCTAGCCGAAAAGtatatagaatatatatatatatatatattgtatataatatacatatataaaaaattatatatattatatactattattttttaaagcggttaaaaatatacatttttcgACTGAATTTGAACGGATTGGTACCCATCTATTGACGGACCCGTCCAAATTTGACTCGAATAGTCTCAATTCTAATTTGCACCAGaggttttttccctttttatttccaTTTTCCCACCATTTAGGATTTACCTTAAGccgtaaaaataatttttaaaaaataaataaataaaagaaaacatgaAGGTGTAATTTATAGCCCACTCTTGAGATCATATCCACACTTCCTTGGGAAAAAATGGCAGGATAAGAACAAATATTGATGGAAGTAAAAATGATTCAATCCTAAATTTAATTCTTTCAAAACATTAACTTATTACTTACTTATCTAGATTTTACAAGGgcaaaaattatttaattaattaatcccTTTGACTTACTTTGTTTTTACAATTATGGTGCTATAAAAACTAAGTGgaagaagaaaataatataataaattaaATTTACAATTAAGTTCATCATCATGGTCAAAAGCTTTTTCATTTTACTCATTACCTTGTGTATTATCGACGTTCGCCGAGTCACATCAATGATGATCAAGGTCCTCATTACGAGGTTCATATTATTGATGCCCTCCCAAATAATAATATACCGTCATGGTTTCATTGTGCATCTAAATATGACGATCTTGGATATCATAATCTTAAAGTGGGCGATGATTTCCATTTTCGCTTTAATATGCATTTATTTAAACATactctcttttttttgttatttttggtgGGGTAAAAAACAAAATGCGTTTGATGTTTTTACCCAAGACTTGGCTAATAATTGCTCAGGCAACCTTCCTATTTATTACTCCctctggtccaaaataagtgattttttggttgtttttacACAGATTAAaaaattcaccttttaacattaattagcaatgaaatcgatcatattaacctttactatctcacataaacactcctaacacatactccaacactatttactccatgggcaatgtagaaaaaaaataattaattcattcttgaaatctgaaaaaatcacttattttggaccacaaaaaaaaaaaaatcaaaaactcacttattgtggaccggagagAGTATTGTTATTGGAAAGTACAAGAAGATGGCTTTTATATGGGTCCTCAACTTAGTCAATTAAAGAAAATGCATGATTGgtcttaaaaaaaaatagatgTATGGAATTTATAAGTATAATAATATCTATATGAATGTTATATTTCATTGTGTTATCTATATGAATGTTAAATTCTAGCCACTAACTTCTGTATGTGTTCTTTTCGTAAATAATCAGTCGGATTTGTTATTCATATTTTTAGTCAGTATGCATAAATTATAAATTGATTATGTActgttatacatatattatatatctgccgactatttttaatttaagcgaTTACGACTATTTATGTTAATCCTTCTTTTTGTATCAATAGCATACTGACTTTATGTGTTATTTAGACTAATTTAAGTGATCTTTTTTGTTACCAAAAATAATTTAATGATTTTCATGATAATTAGGTAAATTTGAAGGAATAAAAAAATGAGAGATTAGAAGAATTTTCTGTGTATTAATTTTTGTACAAGGCAGTGTATTTATACAATACTTAgctatataaaaaaaatagaatccTATACATCTATCTAAAATCTATTTGGTATGAAATaacaaactaactaaattttattctttcctatcTTATCTACACGTTTCACAAATTTGGAATCCAATGTGCTATAACTGTCCAACTTATAATCTGAAGGGTCCTTATTTAATCCATCAGAAATTCGTTCAAGGGCTGAGATCGAGCCACGTGTCAACGCCAAATGTGTAGATACATCTTTTGACTTAGATAACTCCGAATAGTTCCTTTGTCTTGTCTGAAACCCTCTTCGAATTTCCTTCTTCACTTAGACTTTGTATTTCTTC
Proteins encoded:
- the LOC138868242 gene encoding uncharacterized protein; the encoded protein is MANDGLNTENVQGQTHPVETAQGHTHPVEVVLGHTHPLYLRPPDTPGEHLIEFKLIGTEKYNLWSRSMRIGLFTKNKIRFIDGNCKKENFEQNLHDQWERCNAFVLSWIMNVVTKELYSTVVYGSSACNVWRDLKERFDKRNISRIYNLSQEIIALKQGLAPVSVYYSKLKNLWDEYDVMTPTHSCPCPESRIFVEHIQQQRLVQFLSGLNESFA